The following is a genomic window from Motilibacter rhizosphaerae.
TGCCCTCGCCGGTCGGCCTACATCGGCAGCTGCGGGCGCGAGAGCGCGCGCAGAGCGGCATGTGCGGACGTTCGAGGGGCAGGGCTGGGAGATGAGCGCTTGGCGTTGGCAGCCGCCGCCGGGCTGGCCGGAACCGCCCGATGGCTGGGCGCCGCCTCCAGGTTGGCGCCCAGACCCTGCGTGGCCCGCTCCGCCCGGGGGGTGGCAATGGTGGCGCCGCGACAGCGCATGGCGGGCAACTCCGCGGTGGGTGTACGTGGGCGGGCTGCTCTGGCTGGTCGGGTTAGTCCTCGCCTCCGGCGTGGCAGCACTTGGTGTCCGAACGGCGGGCTCCGCGAGCGACGTGCGCTGGGGGACAGTGACGGCGGGGGCCGCGCTCGCGCTCGGGTTGACCGTCGGGTGGGGGGCGTTGCTGGGTGCGGCCGCACGCTGGCGTGACCTGGCATGCAGCGTCGCCGCGGCGACGGCGGTGCTCATCGCGCTCTACGTCGGGGCGATGCTCTTCTGGCCGCGTGGAGACGACGTCAGCTCAGACGACGCGGCCGGCGCGGGTGTGGTGCTGCTGATCGTACCGATGGCGGTGAGCGTGGCCCTTTGCCTCGGGCTGGGTGCCGTGCCTGCCGCCCTAGTGCGACGCGGCCTCCAGCGCGGACGCGCCCGCAGGGCGGCATGAGCGGCCGTTGCTCCTACCGATTGCGGTGTCGTGTGTCACCCCGGAGGATTAGTTCGACCATGCGAGTCAGGGCGCCGGCGAGCAGCGCGAACATCACGGCCTGCAGCGGCGAGGTGATGCCGGTCAGATGCGCTACGGACCACACGATGGACCCCGCGATCACGGCGCGCGCAAGTCCTCCCAGTCGGCGCAGGAGGCTGGACGACCTCGACGCTTCCGGCAGCCGGCTCATCTGCACATGCTCCCCGATGAGTCCGACCTCCGAGGGCGGCATGCCGCACGGCGGCTACTTGTGGTCGACGTACGGCTCCAGCCCGGCCAGGCTGGGGTCGAGGTGTTCGGCGGGGTCGCTCTCACAGCGGCTGCCCACGGCTGGGTTGGTGTGGCTCTCTCATGGCGTGCGTCCCGCCGGGCACCGTGACGAGGTCGTGGCTCAAGAAAGGTCTGTCCCGCTCGAAGTAGCACTGCCCCCCTCGTCGACCCGTGGTGCGTCCGGCTCTTCAGGCGAGGAGGCAGCGGTGAGCAGGGTTGTCATCGGGGTGGACCCGCACAAGAGGTCCTCCACCATCGAGGTCATCGACGACGGCGAGAACGTCCTCGCCGTCGGCAGGTACGGCACCGACCGCGACGGCTACCAGCAGATGCTCGCCGCCGGCAGAGCGTGGCCGGACCGGCTGTGGGCGGTCGAGGGCTGCCAGGGCGTGGGCCGGTACCTGGCGCAGCGGCTGGTCGCTGACGGCGAGCTGGTGGTGGATGTGCCGGCGAAGCTGTCGGCGCGGGCGCGGGTGTTCTCCACCGGCCAAGGCCGCAAGACCGACGCCGCCGACGCGCACGCTGTCGCGGTCGTCGCGCTGCGTACTCCGCGGCTCGCCCGGGTCCGCGTGGATGACGCGACGGTCGCGCTGCGGCTGCTCGCGGAGCGGCGGGACGAGCTCGGCGCGGCGCGGACGTTGACGGTCAACCGGCTGCACCGCCTGCTCGCTGACATGGTGCCCGGCGGGGCGAAGCAGTTCCTGTCCGCGCAGCAGGCGAAAGCCCTGCTCACCGGCCTAGAGCCCGCCGACGGTGTGGTGGCCGTGACCCGGGTGGCGCTGGTCGAGGAGCTTGTCGTCGAGCTCGAGGCGATCGACGCGCGGATCACGACCGCGAAGCGGCAGCTCGACACCCTAGTCCGGTCGACGGGGTCGGGGCTGCTTCGCCTTAACGGGATCGGTCCGTCAGGGGCGGCACGGCTGCTCGGCGACATCGGCCAGATCGCACGGTTCCCGACCAAGGGTCACTTCGCGTCCTGGAACGGCACCGCCCCGATCGAAGCGTCCTCCGGGGACGTGCGCCGACACCGGCTGTCTCGGGCGGGGAACCGGCGGATCAACCGGGTGCTGCACATCATGGCGATCGTGCAGCTGCGCCACGACACCCCCGGGCGCCGCTACTACGACCGCAAGCGCGCCGAGGGCAAAAGCCCGATGGAGGCGATGCGGGCAATCAAGCGCCGGCTCTCCGACGTCGTCTACCGCCAGCTCGTCCAGGACCAGCGGCAGGACCAGCGGCACGAGCCCGGCGGGGAGGTGACGGGCCCGGGAGGACAAGCGGGGGCGACTACTGACTCCAGCGCGGCCGGCTACAACCCCGACACCGGCGCTTTGGAGAAGTCACTTCCCGGACCCGCCACGACCGAGGCTACGCCCGCAACCCCGCCCGGCACAGACCACACAACAGCCCGGACCCGCCGCCCCTCCATGGCGACGGCCCGCAGCCGGGGTCAAGCCGCTCCTGCTTGACACCGGCGAGGACCGGCGCACCCTGCACGGGCGGGGGAGCGGCGTTGACAACAGAAAGGAGCCATGAGCGAGCGCATCGGGCGACTACGACCTAGTGGCGATGACCCCCTGGTGTGCGCCCTTGCCGAGGCTTGCGAGCGAGCATGGAGACGGACCAGAAGATCATCGCGATCGCGGTCAGCGTTGCCCACAGACTGCGTCCCGGTCAGGTTCGAAAGATCGCTAACGCCCGCTGCCAGGAGCAACCCGACGCCGATGAGTAGGCCTAGCGCGGCTCCGAGTCGTCGGAGGCGGAGGCGGCGTTCCACGTGGTCCTCCTGCTCAGCGGCGTCTCGTTCCGCGCACCGTACCCGCTCCGCCCCTGCCCGGGGTTCACCTCTGGCGCGTTGAGCAACGTCCGCTCTTCGGCACGAGCGGACGTTCGCGAGCGGTTCCTCACCCGTGCTGACGGTGTCCTCCCGTTGCTGGAACGTCGTACCACTGCGTCCCCGAAGCCGCTCCATGGAGCTGGCACCGGAACTGAGAGGTCCGTCGCCGGCTCCGCTCCCTCCGCCCCCCACGCGCCTGGCCCGGGCGGACGAGCGCTGGCGACGCGTCGCGGCCGTGTCCCCGCGTGCAGGTGATCGAGGCCGCCGGCCGGTGACCGGTCCGCTCGTTTTGGGAGCGCGCTCCCCGCTCTGGTTGAGATGTCGCCACCGCACGCCGGCGCCCGCCAGGTCACGCGAGGCCGAGGTGCCCGGGGTACGGAGGAACCCGCTGGTCCTCGTGAGCGAGGTGTCGGGGCCCGAGCAGGCCGAGGGACCGGACCGCGTCGCGGGCCCGGGGCAGGTTTGTTGAACAGGGGCATGGCCCCGTTGCGGAAGCGGTCCACAACGGCGCCGCGACCGGCGCGGAGGGCCCAGGGGTCCGAGGCTCTCGTAAGCGGTGCCCTCCCCCTGGTGCCCGTCGACGCGCCGGGTCGCCCCCCAGCGGAGCAGCCCCCCGGTCAACCGCCCAACCGGCCTGCCTCGGCACTGGTGCTAGCCGAGCCGCTGCAGCCGTGCGGCCGCGGCGGAGTGCCGGCGCAGCACGTCGTCCAGGCCCGGAGCCGTGAGCTCGCCGCCGCGGACGACCGTCTTGCCGGCGACCACGGTGTGCCGGGCGGACACGGGGCCGCAGCGCAGCCACGCCTCGACGGGGTCGGTCAGCGCGCCGGCGAACGCCAGGCCGGTGAGCGGCCAGCAGACGAGGTCGGCGACGGCGCCGGGGCGCAGGACGCCCAGCTCCCCCAAACGTCCGAGGCAGGCCGCCGACCCGAGCGTCGCGATCTCCAGGGCGTCGCGCGCCCCCATCGCCGTCGGCCCCTCGCGCAGCCGGCCCACCAGCATGGCGTTCCGGGCTTCCATCCACAGCGAGGCCGAGTCCGTCGAGGACGAGCCGTCGCAGCCGAGCCCGACGTTGACGCCCGCCGCGCGCATCGCCCGCACGGGGGCGATGCCACCACCACCGATCATCATGTTGGACGACGGGCAGTGCGCGACGCCCACACCCGCGGCTCCGAGGCGGGCGATCTCGCCGTCGTCGGGATAGATGCAGTGCGCCACCCAGCTGCGGTCGGTGAGCCAGCCCACCTCCTCGAACTGGTCGATGGTGCGGCGCCCGAACGTCCTCGCGGCGAAGAGGTCCTCGTCCGGGTCCTCCGCGAGGTGCGTGTGCAGGCGTACGTCCAGCCGCTCGGCCAGCTCCGCCGTACGCCGCATGAGCTCCGGTGTCACCGAGAACGGCGAGCACGGCGCGAGGGCGATGCGGACCATCGCCCCCCACGAGGGGTCGTGGTGGCGCGCCACGAGCGCCTCGCTGTCGGCCAGGATCTCGTCGTCGTCCTGCACCACCGAGTCCGGCGGAAGCCCGCCGTCCTTCTGCGACAGGCTCATCGAGCCCCGCGTCGGGTGGAAGCGCATGCCCAGCTCGCGGGCGGCGCTGATCTCCGCGCTGATGAGGTCGCCCGCGCCGCGCGGGTGGACGTAGAGGTGGTCGGTGCTCGTCGTGCAGCCGCCGAGGGCGAGCTCGGCGAGACCGACCCATGCCGAGAGGTACGACGCCTCCTCGTCCAGCCCGGCCCACAACGGGTAGAGCCCGGTCAGCCAGTCGAACAGCGACGCCCGCGTCGTC
Proteins encoded in this region:
- a CDS encoding 8-oxoguanine deaminase encodes the protein MPRQSPCHRGETPADQTPRVTADLLITGATLLVTMDDERRELPGGWVAVQDGLVSAVGGAQDQPPAAQEELSAQDCLVTPGLINTHHHIYQNLTRAYRPTTRASLFDWLTGLYPLWAGLDEEASYLSAWVGLAELALGGCTTSTDHLYVHPRGAGDLISAEISAARELGMRFHPTRGSMSLSQKDGGLPPDSVVQDDDEILADSEALVARHHDPSWGAMVRIALAPCSPFSVTPELMRRTAELAERLDVRLHTHLAEDPDEDLFAARTFGRRTIDQFEEVGWLTDRSWVAHCIYPDDGEIARLGAAGVGVAHCPSSNMMIGGGGIAPVRAMRAAGVNVGLGCDGSSSTDSASLWMEARNAMLVGRLREGPTAMGARDALEIATLGSAACLGRLGELGVLRPGAVADLVCWPLTGLAFAGALTDPVEAWLRCGPVSARHTVVAGKTVVRGGELTAPGLDDVLRRHSAAAARLQRLG
- a CDS encoding IS110 family RNA-guided transposase — its product is MSRVVIGVDPHKRSSTIEVIDDGENVLAVGRYGTDRDGYQQMLAAGRAWPDRLWAVEGCQGVGRYLAQRLVADGELVVDVPAKLSARARVFSTGQGRKTDAADAHAVAVVALRTPRLARVRVDDATVALRLLAERRDELGAARTLTVNRLHRLLADMVPGGAKQFLSAQQAKALLTGLEPADGVVAVTRVALVEELVVELEAIDARITTAKRQLDTLVRSTGSGLLRLNGIGPSGAARLLGDIGQIARFPTKGHFASWNGTAPIEASSGDVRRHRLSRAGNRRINRVLHIMAIVQLRHDTPGRRYYDRKRAEGKSPMEAMRAIKRRLSDVVYRQLVQDQRQDQRHEPGGEVTGPGGQAGATTDSSAAGYNPDTGALEKSLPGPATTEATPATPPGTDHTTARTRRPSMATARSRGQAAPA